The following proteins are encoded in a genomic region of Protaetiibacter sp. SSC-01:
- a CDS encoding sensor histidine kinase, protein MDLIAKERDRVLQRGARVYGLGFTLASALCFVLPGAAPTTTALVIGGVLYLVLAGAQFVVGVSRNPAWAVLALAAGLGIVAAATGFGSHALGEGGMTAMQLLVSGSLASVAIVLTGTVWRVIGLGVAFLGVAGATLLLVTPESQASLRTAGLLLLGWILAAGIGLWVTAGVPQVSKRIASIGRAHRAERQASELEAQRRQSARLLHDTVLATLTLLAHSGVGVTPQALREQAAEDARLLRQLRLGSTPTPQASGSYQLESGGEPEPVLGRTLESVKQRFGRMGLTVSWHGTGQVLLPSEVLDAFLLALAECLENVRRHSGVTEAHVTITDDETTVRAMVTDAGIGFDIADIDEAKLGFAESVVARLRDVGGNARLFSSPGAGTTVVLEVPR, encoded by the coding sequence ATGGATCTGATCGCCAAGGAACGCGACCGCGTACTGCAGCGCGGCGCGCGCGTGTACGGTCTCGGCTTCACGCTCGCCTCCGCCCTGTGCTTCGTCCTGCCGGGCGCGGCCCCCACGACGACGGCCCTCGTGATCGGCGGCGTGCTCTACCTCGTGCTCGCGGGCGCCCAATTCGTCGTCGGCGTGAGCCGCAACCCCGCGTGGGCCGTGCTCGCCCTCGCGGCGGGCCTCGGCATCGTGGCCGCCGCGACGGGATTCGGCTCGCACGCCCTCGGCGAGGGCGGCATGACGGCCATGCAGCTGCTCGTGTCGGGGTCGCTCGCATCGGTCGCGATCGTGCTCACCGGCACCGTCTGGCGCGTCATCGGCCTCGGCGTCGCGTTCCTCGGCGTCGCGGGTGCGACGCTCCTGCTCGTGACGCCCGAGTCGCAGGCCTCGCTGCGCACCGCGGGGCTCCTTCTGCTCGGCTGGATCCTCGCCGCGGGCATCGGTCTCTGGGTGACCGCGGGTGTGCCGCAGGTGAGCAAGCGCATCGCGAGCATCGGCCGCGCGCACCGCGCCGAGCGGCAGGCGAGCGAGCTCGAGGCGCAGCGCCGTCAGTCGGCGCGCCTCCTGCACGACACGGTCCTCGCGACGCTCACGCTGCTGGCCCACTCGGGCGTCGGGGTCACGCCGCAGGCGCTCCGCGAGCAGGCCGCCGAGGACGCGCGCCTCCTGCGCCAGCTTCGCCTCGGCTCCACCCCGACGCCGCAGGCCTCCGGCAGCTACCAGCTCGAGTCGGGCGGCGAGCCCGAGCCCGTGCTCGGCCGCACCCTCGAGTCGGTCAAGCAGCGCTTCGGACGGATGGGGCTCACGGTCAGCTGGCACGGCACAGGCCAGGTGCTGCTGCCGAGCGAGGTGCTCGACGCCTTCCTGCTCGCCCTCGCCGAGTGCCTCGAGAATGTGCGGCGGCACTCGGGCGTCACCGAGGCGCACGTGACGATCACCGACGACGAGACCACCGTGCGCGCGATGGTGACGGATGCCGGGATCGGCTTCGACATCGCCGACATCGACGAGGCGAAGCTCGGCTTCGCGGAGTCGGTCGTGGCGCGTCTGCGCGACGTGGGCGGGAACGCGCGCCTGTTCTCCTCACCCGGCGCGGGCACGACCGTCGTGCTGGAGGTGCCCCGATGA
- a CDS encoding homoserine O-acetyltransferase: MDWQTPEDAVPSAFVTESNRRAISAKPPASGAWRIGDDPGERIFQPLGPMEFERGGSLPHVTIAYETWGRLNEAGDNAVLVLHALTGDSHVTGPASPGHPTAGWWSGLVGPGKVLDPERWFIVAPNMLGGCQGSTGPASVAPDGVEWGARFPYLTIRDQVEAQRLLSDALGIRRWAVVIGGSMGGMQSLEWAVSHPDRVEKFAVLAAPPTSSADQIALNSVQSEAIRMDPAYAGGDYYNAEDGEGPHRGLALARRMALLNYRSPTELDDRFARSWQSGINPMGGGGRFAVESYLDFHGNKFTRRFDANSYLVLVDAMNSHDIGRDREGVAAALGRATGLGLVLGIDSDRLFPVPGQRVIARHLPNSLSGPEPVVISSPFGHDAFLIEDALVGAELARLLEA, encoded by the coding sequence ATGGACTGGCAGACACCCGAGGACGCCGTACCGTCGGCGTTCGTCACCGAGTCCAACCGCCGGGCGATCTCGGCGAAGCCCCCGGCATCCGGGGCGTGGCGCATCGGCGACGACCCGGGCGAGCGCATCTTCCAGCCCCTCGGCCCCATGGAGTTCGAGCGCGGCGGCAGCCTCCCGCACGTCACGATCGCCTACGAGACGTGGGGACGGCTCAACGAGGCGGGCGACAACGCCGTGCTCGTGCTGCACGCGCTCACCGGCGACAGCCACGTCACGGGCCCGGCCTCCCCCGGCCATCCGACGGCCGGCTGGTGGTCGGGTCTCGTGGGCCCCGGCAAGGTGCTCGACCCCGAGCGCTGGTTCATCGTGGCCCCCAACATGCTCGGCGGATGCCAGGGCTCGACGGGGCCCGCATCCGTCGCCCCCGACGGGGTCGAGTGGGGCGCCCGATTCCCGTACCTCACGATCCGCGACCAGGTGGAGGCGCAGCGGCTCCTGAGCGACGCCCTCGGCATCCGGCGCTGGGCGGTCGTCATCGGCGGCTCGATGGGCGGCATGCAGTCGCTCGAGTGGGCCGTGAGCCACCCCGACCGCGTCGAGAAGTTCGCTGTGCTCGCGGCGCCCCCGACCTCGTCGGCCGACCAGATCGCGCTCAACTCGGTGCAGAGCGAGGCGATCCGCATGGACCCCGCATACGCGGGCGGCGACTACTACAACGCCGAGGACGGCGAGGGGCCCCACCGTGGCCTCGCGCTCGCGCGCCGCATGGCGCTGCTCAACTACCGCTCCCCCACTGAGCTCGACGACCGCTTCGCGCGCAGCTGGCAGAGCGGCATCAACCCCATGGGCGGCGGCGGCCGGTTCGCCGTCGAGAGCTACCTCGACTTCCACGGCAACAAGTTCACGCGCCGCTTCGACGCGAACAGCTACCTCGTGCTCGTCGACGCGATGAACTCTCACGACATCGGCCGCGACCGCGAGGGTGTCGCCGCGGCGCTCGGTCGCGCGACGGGCCTCGGCCTCGTGCTCGGCATCGACAGCGACCGCCTCTTCCCCGTGCCTGGCCAGCGCGTCATCGCGCGCCACCTGCCGAACAGCCTGAGCGGCCCCGAACCCGTCGTCATCTCCTCGCCGTTCGGCCACGACGCGTTCCTCATCGAGGACGCCCTCGTGGGCGCCGAGCTCGCGCGCCTCCTCGAGGCCTGA
- a CDS encoding acyltransferase family protein: protein MTDTASVPTKPRVRVPFWDNARFACIVLVVIGHAIQRQTSDSDNALTLYLFIYAFHMPAFAIVSGFFSKATPPGIRQMRRVLTDIVLPYVIMQGIWSLVQWLVEGKNAFNPSEPHWTLWFLLALAIFRTVLPYLALLRWPLLWAVVASVGVGYLANVDSTFSLSRAIGILPFFVLGWKLRSWGIVDRWRHLPTGAVWGGRLVAIGVLLAWLGVVIVNIQAFRAFDLRFWFFYDDSYQALGEPEWWAGLLRLGLIGLAVLLTAAFLALIPRRGTFFTGFGQATMYVYLLHSFVLYPIRESGVLKDDHSSAIWLLTMVFASLAISVALASPWVRKVFRPLIEPKPNWLFVDRDERPAAASRTDPTGARRRG, encoded by the coding sequence ATGACCGACACCGCGTCCGTGCCGACGAAGCCGCGCGTGCGCGTGCCGTTCTGGGACAACGCGCGCTTCGCGTGCATCGTGCTCGTCGTGATCGGCCACGCGATCCAGCGGCAGACGAGCGACTCCGACAACGCGCTCACGCTCTACCTGTTCATCTACGCGTTCCACATGCCCGCGTTCGCGATCGTGTCGGGGTTCTTCTCCAAGGCGACACCGCCCGGCATCCGCCAGATGCGCCGCGTGCTCACCGACATCGTTCTGCCTTACGTCATCATGCAGGGCATCTGGTCGCTCGTGCAGTGGCTCGTCGAGGGCAAGAACGCCTTCAACCCGAGCGAGCCGCACTGGACGCTGTGGTTCCTGCTCGCCCTCGCGATCTTCCGCACCGTGCTGCCCTACCTCGCGCTCCTGCGCTGGCCGCTCCTGTGGGCCGTCGTCGCATCCGTCGGGGTCGGCTACCTCGCCAACGTCGACTCGACGTTCTCGCTCTCGCGCGCGATCGGGATCCTCCCGTTCTTCGTGCTCGGCTGGAAGCTGCGCTCGTGGGGCATCGTCGACCGGTGGCGGCACCTGCCGACGGGCGCCGTGTGGGGCGGGCGGCTCGTGGCGATCGGCGTGTTGCTCGCGTGGCTCGGCGTCGTGATCGTCAACATCCAGGCCTTCCGCGCCTTCGACCTGCGGTTCTGGTTCTTCTACGACGACTCGTACCAGGCGCTCGGCGAGCCCGAGTGGTGGGCGGGCCTCCTGCGCCTCGGGCTCATCGGCCTCGCGGTGCTGCTCACGGCGGCGTTCCTCGCTCTCATCCCCCGACGCGGCACCTTCTTCACGGGCTTCGGCCAGGCGACGATGTACGTCTACCTGCTGCACTCGTTCGTGCTGTACCCGATCCGCGAGTCGGGAGTGCTCAAGGACGACCACTCCTCGGCGATCTGGCTGCTCACGATGGTCTTCGCGTCGCTCGCGATCTCGGTCGCGCTCGCGAGCCCGTGGGTGCGCAAGGTCTTCCGTCCGCTCATCGAGCCGAAGCCGAACTGGCTCTTCGTCGACCGCGACGAGAGGCCGGCTGCCGCATCCCGCACCGACCCGACGGGCGCGCGCCGCCGTGGCTGA
- a CDS encoding bifunctional o-acetylhomoserine/o-acetylserine sulfhydrylase, whose amino-acid sequence MSDWKFETLQIHAGAAPDPVTNARATPIYKTTSYVFNNADHAKNLFALAEFGNIYTRIMNPTQAVIEDRIAALEGGTAALATASGSSSITYAILNIASAGDHIVSSSSIYGGTYNLFKYTLAKLGIEVTFVENQDDADEWRAAVRPNTKAFFAETIGNPRINVLDIELVSGIAHENDLPLIVDNTIATPYLIRPFEHGADIVVHSATKFLGGHGTVIAGLIVDGGKFPWSQHVDKFPGLTEPDPSYHGASYTGVLGDGIAYVIKARVTLLRDTGAALSPDSAFSLIQGVETLSLRIERHVQNTQEIAEWLEQHPDVASVNYAGLPSSPWYAAANKYAPRGVGAVLSFELKGGVDAGRALVENVSLFSHLANIGDVRSLIIHPASTTHSQLTPEQQLTTGVTPGLVRLSVGLENVDDLKADLQAGFDAARRASAESARR is encoded by the coding sequence ATGTCGGACTGGAAGTTCGAGACCCTGCAGATCCACGCCGGCGCGGCGCCGGACCCGGTCACCAACGCGCGCGCGACGCCCATCTACAAGACCACGTCGTACGTCTTCAACAACGCCGACCACGCGAAGAACCTCTTCGCGCTCGCCGAGTTCGGCAACATCTACACCCGCATCATGAACCCGACGCAGGCGGTCATCGAGGACCGCATCGCGGCGCTCGAGGGCGGCACCGCGGCGCTCGCCACGGCATCCGGGTCGAGCTCGATCACCTACGCCATCCTCAACATCGCGAGCGCCGGCGACCACATCGTCTCGTCGAGCTCCATCTACGGCGGCACCTACAACCTCTTCAAGTACACGCTCGCGAAGCTCGGCATCGAGGTCACCTTCGTCGAGAACCAGGACGACGCCGACGAGTGGCGCGCAGCCGTGCGCCCCAACACGAAGGCGTTCTTTGCGGAGACCATCGGCAACCCGCGCATCAACGTGCTCGACATCGAGCTCGTCTCGGGCATCGCGCACGAGAACGACCTGCCGCTCATCGTCGACAACACGATCGCGACGCCGTACCTCATCCGCCCGTTCGAGCACGGCGCCGACATCGTCGTGCACTCGGCGACGAAGTTCCTCGGCGGTCACGGCACCGTCATCGCGGGTCTCATCGTCGACGGCGGCAAGTTCCCCTGGTCGCAGCACGTCGACAAGTTCCCCGGCCTCACCGAGCCCGACCCCTCGTACCACGGTGCGAGCTACACGGGCGTGCTCGGCGACGGCATCGCCTACGTCATCAAGGCGCGCGTGACGCTCCTGCGCGACACCGGCGCGGCCCTCTCGCCCGACAGCGCGTTCAGCCTCATCCAGGGCGTCGAGACGCTCTCGCTGCGCATCGAGCGCCACGTGCAGAACACGCAGGAGATCGCCGAGTGGCTCGAGCAGCACCCGGATGTCGCCTCGGTCAACTACGCCGGCCTCCCGTCGAGCCCGTGGTACGCGGCCGCCAACAAGTACGCCCCGCGCGGCGTCGGAGCGGTGCTGTCGTTCGAGCTCAAGGGCGGCGTCGACGCCGGCCGCGCGCTCGTCGAGAACGTGAGCCTCTTCAGCCACCTCGCCAACATCGGCGACGTGCGCAGCCTCATCATCCACCCGGCGTCGACGACGCACTCGCAGCTCACCCCCGAGCAGCAGCTCACGACGGGCGTCACGCCCGGCCTCGTGCGCCTCTCGGTGGGCCTCGAGAACGTCGACGACCTCAAGGCCGACCTGCAGGCAGGCTTCGACGCCGCGCGCCGCGCCAGCGCTGAATCCGCGCGGCGATAA
- a CDS encoding SDR family NAD(P)-dependent oxidoreductase encodes MAYRVVVTGASSGIGEATARRFAAHGWDVIGVARRAERLDALAAEGVLTPIVADITVEEDVARVRAEVEAGGPLHALVNNAGGALGTESVEDAIPDDWRAMYEVNVIGTQRMIAALLPALRTGSVERGSGDIVAVTSIAGHTVYLGGGGYNAAKHAQHALMAVLRLELGGEPLRVVEIAPGMVKTDFSLVRYRGDQEAADAVYAGVENPLRPEDIAEAIVHAVELPSHVDLDLVVVKPVAQSAVRTIHKGALAPKA; translated from the coding sequence ATGGCATATCGCGTGGTCGTGACAGGGGCGAGCTCGGGCATCGGGGAGGCGACGGCGCGACGGTTCGCCGCGCACGGCTGGGACGTCATCGGCGTCGCACGTCGCGCCGAGCGTCTCGACGCGCTCGCGGCGGAGGGCGTGCTCACGCCGATCGTGGCCGACATCACGGTCGAGGAGGATGTCGCGCGCGTGCGCGCCGAGGTCGAGGCGGGCGGTCCGCTCCACGCTCTCGTCAACAACGCCGGCGGCGCGCTCGGCACCGAGAGCGTCGAGGACGCGATCCCCGACGACTGGCGCGCGATGTACGAGGTCAACGTGATCGGCACCCAGCGGATGATCGCGGCGCTGCTCCCGGCGCTGCGGACCGGCTCGGTCGAGCGCGGCTCCGGCGACATCGTGGCGGTCACCTCGATCGCGGGCCACACCGTCTACCTCGGTGGCGGCGGCTACAACGCCGCGAAGCACGCGCAGCACGCGCTCATGGCGGTGCTCCGTCTCGAGCTCGGGGGAGAGCCGCTGCGCGTCGTCGAGATCGCGCCGGGCATGGTCAAGACCGACTTCTCGCTCGTGCGCTACCGCGGCGACCAGGAGGCCGCCGACGCCGTCTACGCGGGCGTCGAGAATCCGCTGCGCCCCGAGGACATCGCCGAGGCGATCGTACACGCCGTCGAGCTGCCGAGCCACGTCGACCTCGACCTCGTCGTCGTGAAGCCCGTCGCCCAGTCGGCCGTGCGCACGATCCACAAGGGCGCGCTCGCACCCAAGGCGTAG
- a CDS encoding response regulator transcription factor → MAAPIRLAVVDDHRMILSGLANWIRSASDEIDVVAELATWPELLTHPAFPVDVVLLDLDLKDNIPVAVKISALKSTGVRVVLMSTYSEPNVVREALAAGALGYLVKSEDAAMIVEAIRAAAQGESFISAELDLAINASDIGGAPKLSAQERRVMALYGGGEPVKSVAFQLGISEETAKSYLKRIREKYRVAGIDVGTKVALRRRAIQDGILIQDAPTGTF, encoded by the coding sequence ATGGCCGCCCCGATCCGACTCGCCGTGGTCGACGACCACCGCATGATCCTGAGCGGTCTCGCGAACTGGATCCGCAGCGCGTCGGATGAGATCGACGTCGTCGCCGAGCTCGCAACGTGGCCCGAGCTGCTCACGCACCCGGCCTTCCCCGTCGACGTCGTGCTGCTCGACCTCGATCTCAAGGACAACATCCCGGTCGCCGTCAAGATCTCGGCCCTCAAGTCGACGGGCGTGCGCGTCGTGCTCATGAGCACGTACTCCGAGCCGAACGTCGTGCGGGAGGCCCTCGCCGCGGGCGCGCTCGGCTACCTCGTCAAGAGCGAGGATGCCGCGATGATCGTCGAGGCGATCCGCGCCGCCGCGCAGGGCGAGAGCTTCATCTCCGCCGAGCTCGACCTCGCGATCAACGCGAGCGACATCGGGGGCGCCCCGAAGCTCTCGGCACAGGAGCGCCGCGTCATGGCGCTCTACGGCGGCGGCGAGCCAGTCAAGTCGGTCGCCTTCCAGCTCGGCATCTCCGAGGAGACCGCGAAGAGCTACCTCAAGCGCATCCGCGAGAAGTACCGCGTGGCCGGCATCGACGTGGGCACGAAGGTCGCCCTGCGTCGCCGCGCCATCCAGGACGGCATCCTCATCCAGGACGCCCCCACCGGCACCTTCTGA